The following coding sequences are from one Ammoniphilus sp. CFH 90114 window:
- a CDS encoding 2Fe-2S iron-sulfur cluster-binding protein, translating into MKKKSLSVGSLKPGSKVKSPVPSPTNISIPKQPEQMDQSIRISQGQSHFSITPVKHTTLLSAALEQKQSVEYKCMKGTCGKCTVKVLDGQSLLSAPNQQENKKLDGALSQGYRLACQAVIS; encoded by the coding sequence ATGAAAAAGAAGTCTTTGTCTGTCGGGTCCTTAAAGCCAGGGAGTAAAGTCAAGTCCCCGGTACCATCACCCACGAACATCAGTATACCTAAGCAACCAGAACAAATGGACCAATCGATTAGAATTTCCCAAGGACAAAGCCACTTTTCCATTACACCTGTCAAACATACGACATTATTATCTGCAGCACTAGAACAAAAGCAAAGTGTTGAGTACAAATGCATGAAGGGCACATGTGGCAAATGCACGGTAAAAGTGCTAGATGGACAGTCCCTTCTATCCGCTCCGAACCAACAGGAAAATAAAAAATTGGATGGGGCCCTCTCTCAAGGCTATCGATTAGCCTGTCAGGCTGTGATTTCATAA
- the lhgO gene encoding L-2-hydroxyglutarate oxidase, which produces MYDFAIVGGGIVGLSTGMALSKRYPKARILVLEKESQWAKHQTGHNSGVIHSGIYYKPGSFKAKFARAGSNSMVEFCKEYGIEHEICGKVIVATKPEEVPLMDNLFQRGLDNGLDISKIGKEELKEREPHVNGLGAILVPMAGIVNYKQVCETFADIIQKNGGDLRLNTTVQKIHETKGEVVIETSAGTFRSKFLISCAGLHSDRVTRSAGVDTDLKIVPFRGEYYQLKHDKRHLVKHLIYPVPNPAFPFLGVHYTRMVGGHVEAGPNAVLSFKREGYTKTDIDIKDLMEVMTYPGFWKLASKYWKEGAGEMIRSFSKQAFVRSLQELIPEIQADDLETAPAGVRAQALKSDGTLVDDFHILTGKSSIHVCNAPSPAATASIEIGKYITEQIPEMTDKKLYAIS; this is translated from the coding sequence ATGTATGATTTCGCAATCGTTGGGGGCGGGATTGTAGGATTATCAACGGGGATGGCGCTGTCTAAACGCTATCCCAAAGCTCGCATTCTCGTTCTTGAAAAAGAGTCACAGTGGGCCAAACACCAAACCGGTCATAACAGCGGAGTAATACACTCTGGTATTTATTATAAGCCAGGGAGCTTTAAGGCGAAGTTTGCACGTGCGGGCAGCAACTCTATGGTTGAATTCTGTAAGGAATATGGAATTGAGCATGAGATCTGCGGCAAGGTCATCGTGGCTACGAAACCAGAAGAAGTTCCGCTTATGGATAACTTGTTTCAGCGTGGATTAGATAACGGGTTAGATATTTCCAAGATCGGAAAAGAAGAATTAAAAGAAAGAGAACCGCATGTTAACGGACTAGGAGCGATTCTTGTTCCAATGGCAGGTATCGTTAACTATAAGCAGGTATGCGAGACGTTCGCTGACATTATTCAAAAAAATGGCGGCGATCTTCGATTGAATACTACAGTCCAGAAGATCCACGAGACGAAGGGCGAAGTTGTCATCGAGACGAGTGCAGGGACGTTCCGCTCTAAATTCCTCATAAGCTGTGCCGGTCTGCATAGCGACCGAGTAACAAGATCCGCAGGAGTAGACACTGATTTAAAGATTGTTCCTTTCCGCGGGGAGTATTATCAATTAAAACATGATAAGAGACATCTTGTTAAGCACTTAATCTATCCGGTTCCGAACCCTGCCTTCCCATTCCTTGGCGTTCATTATACGAGGATGGTAGGCGGACATGTCGAAGCAGGGCCAAATGCTGTACTTAGTTTTAAGCGTGAAGGCTACACAAAAACAGACATCGATATAAAAGACTTAATGGAAGTTATGACTTATCCTGGTTTCTGGAAACTAGCGTCCAAGTACTGGAAAGAGGGAGCTGGAGAAATGATTCGTTCCTTCAGCAAGCAGGCCTTTGTTCGTAGTCTTCAAGAGTTAATACCTGAGATTCAGGCGGATGACTTAGAGACTGCTCCAGCAGGAGTTCGTGCGCAAGCCTTGAAGTCAGATGGTACTCTCGTGGATGACTTCCACATCCTAACTGGAAAGAGCAGTATCCATGTCTGCAATGCTCCATCTCCAGCAGCTACAGCATCGATTGAGATTGGAAAGTATATTACTGAACAGATTCCAGAAATGACGGACAAGAAGCTCTACGCCATATCTTAA
- the glaH gene encoding glutarate dioxygenase GlaH, whose protein sequence is MSTLVNEKKMKYEQKQAGYEIIPHPEHHRLYHIKLDQAVISEFLKSTVDAIPQRLEYTPYARFEMANKMKQLLGEQFQQTIRDILQDRESGGFTIGVQGETSNPDDYVRFATAFSYLVGIANFDAMTNTFYARFTVKDTDTSDSYLRQAYRLFTLHTDGTFVDEPTDWLLMMKMIEQNAKGGESRLLHLDDWEELEKFSTHPYASFRVPYKAPASKNVQETIYRETFYWQNNKPCICFIDQFAYPETIDLAMYLKEMSDSMENSSATKAMPLPVGDLILLNNRFWLHGRAAFEKHPELHRELMRQRGLFFNT, encoded by the coding sequence ATGAGCACATTGGTAAACGAAAAGAAGATGAAGTATGAACAGAAGCAGGCTGGTTATGAAATCATTCCACATCCAGAGCATCACCGTCTTTACCATATCAAGTTAGATCAAGCAGTTATTTCTGAATTCTTGAAATCAACAGTGGATGCTATTCCTCAACGCTTAGAATATACTCCGTATGCTCGATTTGAGATGGCGAATAAGATGAAGCAGCTGCTTGGTGAGCAGTTCCAGCAAACGATTCGAGATATCTTACAAGATCGTGAGTCAGGCGGATTTACAATTGGAGTTCAAGGTGAAACAAGCAACCCAGATGATTATGTGCGATTTGCTACAGCTTTCTCTTATCTTGTTGGGATTGCCAACTTTGACGCGATGACGAATACGTTCTACGCTCGTTTTACCGTGAAGGATACGGATACCAGCGACTCCTACTTGCGTCAAGCCTACAGATTGTTCACCCTTCATACAGACGGAACATTTGTTGATGAACCAACGGATTGGTTGCTAATGATGAAGATGATTGAGCAAAACGCCAAGGGCGGAGAATCTCGATTGCTTCATCTTGATGATTGGGAAGAGTTAGAGAAGTTCTCGACTCATCCGTATGCATCCTTTAGAGTTCCTTATAAAGCGCCTGCTAGTAAGAACGTACAAGAAACTATCTATCGTGAGACGTTCTACTGGCAGAATAACAAGCCTTGCATTTGCTTTATTGACCAATTTGCTTACCCTGAGACGATTGATCTTGCAATGTACTTGAAGGAAATGTCTGACTCCATGGAGAATAGTTCTGCTACAAAGGCTATGCCGCTACCAGTTGGAGACTTAATTCTTTTGAACAATCGTTTCTGGTTGCACGGTCGAGCAGCTTTCGAGAAGCATCCTGAATTGCACCGTGAACTGATGCGTCAACGCGGACTGTTCTTTAATACCTAG
- a CDS encoding chromate transporter produces MIFWEIFLAFFIPGIVGYGGGPATIPLIQYEVVDRYGWLTIEEFGNMLALGNALPGPIATKMAGFIGYQVGGVTGAIIALLATVAPSLIAMMALMGILYKYKDSPRVKKMTALIRPTIGVMLGLIGYQFVINGYMKAGIWHTIILIAVSFLLMEKWKVHPALVIVGTLAYGGIVLG; encoded by the coding sequence ATGATTTTTTGGGAAATATTTTTAGCCTTTTTTATACCCGGGATCGTTGGATACGGCGGTGGACCTGCTACTATTCCTCTGATTCAATATGAGGTAGTTGATCGCTATGGCTGGTTGACGATTGAGGAATTTGGTAATATGTTGGCCTTAGGTAATGCGCTTCCTGGACCGATCGCAACGAAAATGGCTGGATTTATTGGATATCAGGTTGGTGGAGTAACGGGGGCTATTATCGCCTTGCTAGCCACAGTTGCTCCTTCTTTAATTGCCATGATGGCATTAATGGGAATTCTCTATAAGTATAAGGACTCGCCTAGAGTGAAGAAAATGACGGCTTTAATCAGACCAACGATTGGTGTTATGCTAGGACTTATAGGTTATCAATTTGTCATTAATGGTTATATGAAGGCCGGAATTTGGCATACAATTATACTTATTGCAGTCAGTTTCTTGTTAATGGAAAAGTGGAAGGTGCACCC
- a CDS encoding chromate transporter, producing the protein MLKSYGELFIGFFRAGMLGYGGGPSSIPLFHKEAVDKFKWVSDEEFGNILAIANTLPGPIVTKLAGYIGYRVAGVLGLLISVLATVVPTVLLMGLLLGSLYSIKDASWVVGMTTAIQPVIGVMMFVLAYDFIKKSWKGEGRILTLSLVAASIIALQLLGIHPALIIGVLLAYALLWGRKNKQQVEQQPEQKEAANK; encoded by the coding sequence ATGCTAAAGAGTTATGGGGAATTGTTTATCGGTTTCTTCCGAGCGGGTATGCTGGGCTATGGAGGGGGGCCTTCTTCCATCCCTCTATTTCATAAAGAGGCCGTTGATAAGTTCAAATGGGTGTCTGATGAGGAATTTGGCAATATTCTTGCAATAGCCAATACGTTACCTGGCCCTATTGTAACAAAGTTAGCGGGATATATTGGCTACCGAGTGGCAGGAGTCTTGGGACTTCTTATATCTGTTCTTGCAACGGTGGTGCCTACAGTCCTCCTAATGGGATTGTTGCTGGGTTCTCTATATTCGATTAAAGATGCGTCTTGGGTAGTGGGGATGACTACCGCTATTCAACCTGTTATTGGAGTTATGATGTTTGTGTTGGCTTATGATTTTATCAAAAAGTCATGGAAGGGTGAAGGTCGTATCCTCACTCTTAGCCTAGTCGCTGCCAGTATTATTGCTCTTCAATTATTAGGAATTCATCCTGCTTTAATCATTGGGGTTTTATTAGCTTATGCTCTCCTTTGGGGTAGAAAGAATAAACAACAGGTGGAACAGCAGCCTGAGCAGAAGGAGGCAGCTAACAAATGA